In Pseudomonadota bacterium, the following proteins share a genomic window:
- a CDS encoding DoxX family protein yields the protein MNTIILALKILIAASIFFVWVVRYKNIIKEFEEYGLPAWLRDLTGILKLTFAAMLLFGEQDLHIPVLGALGIAVLMGCAQIVHIRAGTRVFRRVPSLVLLLLSGVIAYYSLVSFG from the coding sequence ATGAATACCATTATTTTAGCGTTAAAGATTCTCATCGCGGCCTCAATCTTTTTTGTGTGGGTTGTGCGCTACAAAAACATCATCAAAGAGTTTGAGGAGTATGGTCTTCCAGCGTGGCTACGAGATCTCACGGGGATTCTAAAGCTAACGTTCGCGGCAATGCTCTTGTTTGGAGAGCAGGATCTACACATTCCTGTTCTGGGGGCTCTTGGAATCGCTGTTCTCATGGGTTGTGCTCAGATCGTTCATATCCGAGCTGGGACACGAGTGTTTCGGCGGGTACCCTCGCTAGTGCTTTTGCTCCTCTCTGGAGTGATCGCTTATTATAGCCTTGTCAGCTTTGGATGA